Proteins co-encoded in one Paracoccus aestuarii genomic window:
- the flgG gene encoding flagellar basal-body rod protein FlgG has translation MRALQIAATGMSAQQTRVEVISNNLANMSTTGYNARRAEFADLHYQQAARPGSVTAADGTVIPAGVQLGLGVRPTAVSVNLQQGASVATGGDLDLAIEGDGYLEVTLPSGLSGYTRDGGLKRSPDGLIVTSDGYPVVPNIAIPDDARAITINAGGEVYAYFGDRVEAELLGQFTLAGFANEKGLEAIGSNLFIETAASGGAQVVNPGEDGLGTLRQGYLEESSVDAVREITELIKAQRGYELNAKVITAADQMLGATTQVR, from the coding sequence ATGAGAGCCCTGCAGATCGCCGCAACCGGCATGAGCGCCCAGCAGACCCGCGTCGAGGTCATCTCGAACAACCTCGCGAACATGTCGACGACGGGCTACAACGCCCGCCGCGCCGAATTCGCCGACCTGCATTACCAGCAGGCCGCCCGCCCCGGCAGCGTCACCGCCGCCGATGGCACCGTCATCCCCGCAGGCGTCCAGCTGGGCCTGGGCGTGCGCCCCACCGCGGTCAGCGTGAACCTGCAGCAGGGCGCGTCCGTCGCCACCGGCGGCGACCTGGACCTGGCCATCGAGGGCGACGGCTATCTGGAGGTCACGCTGCCTTCGGGCCTGTCGGGATATACCCGCGACGGCGGGCTGAAGCGGTCGCCCGACGGGCTGATCGTCACCTCGGACGGCTATCCGGTCGTGCCCAACATCGCCATTCCCGACGATGCCCGCGCCATCACCATCAATGCCGGGGGCGAGGTCTATGCCTATTTCGGCGACCGGGTCGAGGCCGAGCTGCTGGGCCAGTTCACGCTGGCGGGCTTTGCCAACGAAAAGGGGCTGGAGGCGATCGGGTCGAACCTCTTCATCGAGACCGCCGCATCGGGCGGCGCGCAGGTCGTGAACCCGGGCGAGGACGGGCTGGGCACGCTGCGCCAGGGCTATCTGGAGGAAAGCTCGGTCGATGCCGTGCGCGAGATCACCGAGCTGATCAAGGCGCAGCGCGGCTACGAGCTGAACGCCAAGGTCATCACCGCCGCCGACCAGATGCTCGGCGCGACGACGCAGGTGCGGTGA